The region GCCTCCTCCGTCGCCTTTTGGTACATAAACATCTTTGCTTCGTGTTAAATACGCACGGAATCGATTCAGTGTGAGCgaatgtctttttctttttttcttcttcttcttcttcttcttcgttttttcccctttttttcttatCATTTCCCCCcacttgtcatcatcatcatcatcatcatcatctacgtATAGTTGGACATCACCCATCTCCGCGGGTTCTGAGGACAAACACTCAATTTTGCCCAACTttttccatgtctctctctctctctgtgtgtgtgtctgtctcttgttATTTATCTCaggaaaacaaaagcaaaaacttAAATACTGTAAACTCCGTAGTCCtttcaccccccctcctccccctcccctccttttcTATTTtctttcaccaccaccaccaccaccccccccccagaaatagTTGGGTCGTTCAAGAGAACAGTCACTGCACAGGACTCTGTAGTGTGTGGTGCAGAGGGGGGGTCTCTGCTTGGGAATATACGTCCTCCATGTTCGGATGAGGGACCCCCACCGGCGTCATCCGTTTCTCTTTTTGTCTTCTGTTGCAAAACCAAACGCGGACGACTtctttctccagctgaagggtgCCGGCTAAAGTGGTGATCTCGTGCGCGGACGGCTTTGGGCATTTTAAGAAATGGTTCTCCAGCGCCCCTTTCACCCCTACTTCGATCGAGGTCCTCTTCTTTCGTTTCCTGCCCTGCGCGGCAATCTTGTCCAGGTTGGTCGGACTGCCCGTGTTGGAGTCTGTCTCCTCCAGCCACTTGTTTAGCAGCGGCTTAAGTTTGCACATGTTCTTGAAGCTGAGCTGCAGCGCCTCGAACCTGCAGATAGTGGTCTGAGAAAAGACGTTTCCGTACAGGGTGCCCAAGGCCAAGCCCACGTCCGCCTGCGTAAAGCCCAGCTTGATTCGCCGCTGCTTGAACTGCTTGGCGAACTGCTCCAGATCGTCGGAGCTGGGCGCGTCCTCGTCCGAGTGGTCCTGGTGGTGGCTGAAAGCCTGCTGGGGGGACTCCATCTGGTTGTCGTGGCTGCCGGAGTCGTCGTGGAGCGGGTCCCGCATGCCGTGGTGCAGGGAGCCGGGCTGGGGGCTCAGCATGGCGTTGAGGTTCGTGTATCCGGGCTGCGAGTACACCAGCGACTGGTGGCCGTTGGACGCGGGGGACAGCGGGGACAAGTGGTGCGTCGTGGTCGGCGCCCACGAGCCGTGATGGCCGCTTTGCGACTGCTGGTGCACCAGATGAGATCTGTGGTGGAAGCCGCTGCCGAGATCCTCGCGGCTCGCCTGCACGCCGGCTTTGTGCTCCTGCTGCCCGATGTGGGTGCCGCTGGTCCAGTCGGTGTTGGAGGTGGGCAGCCACTGGTGGTGCGTCAAGCTCATCGGGTGTCCCGTGTTGGTCGCCGCCAGCCCTTGCAAGTACTCGTGGTGCATCATTTTCTGCACCTCTCTGTAAGTCGTCCCCTGATGCATCCGGTCCGAATCCGGGTGCATGAGCGGGTTGGACGGTAGGGAGTTATTCCGCGGGATATACTGAGCTGTTGTCGCCATGGCTCCGACTTCGAAAACTGACGAGCACTTCGGAGGTCTGGGGGCTTTAGAGCCAAAAAACGCAACAACCTGCTCTGGGGAGGTCTCCTGGAGGAGGCGAGGACACGCCTCCCCTCTGCTTGTATTGGCTCCTCGCCGCTCCGAGCCCGCAGGAGGCGCGCTCAATAGGCGCAGGCTCGCACAGCGTCTGAACGGCGCATTTTTACGCACAGAATGGATGGACTCCTGTCACACGCGTCCCGGAAGCGCAGAGGCTGTGTTCGGGGAAGATCCGTTATTCTGCCTCGGCGCTGCTCTCGGGACACGTGTCCCAAACTTTCTGTCCGTCGTCTACTTTCCCAATGAATAAAGGCCAGCCGCGCGCGCGCG is a window of Lampris incognitus isolate fLamInc1 chromosome 9, fLamInc1.hap2, whole genome shotgun sequence DNA encoding:
- the pou3f1 gene encoding POU domain, class 3, transcription factor 1; translation: MATTAQYIPRNNSLPSNPLMHPDSDRMHQGTTYREVQKMMHHEYLQGLAATNTGHPMSLTHHQWLPTSNTDWTSGTHIGQQEHKAGVQASREDLGSGFHHRSHLVHQQSQSGHHGSWAPTTTHHLSPLSPASNGHQSLVYSQPGYTNLNAMLSPQPGSLHHGMRDPLHDDSGSHDNQMESPQQAFSHHQDHSDEDAPSSDDLEQFAKQFKQRRIKLGFTQADVGLALGTLYGNVFSQTTICRFEALQLSFKNMCKLKPLLNKWLEETDSNTGSPTNLDKIAAQGRKRKKRTSIEVGVKGALENHFLKCPKPSAHEITTLAGTLQLEKEVVRVWFCNRRQKEKRMTPVGVPHPNMEDVYSQAETPPLHHTLQSPVQ